CTGGCTCAGAGGCTATCTCCTAGAAGTAAACAAAGTTCATGGACTGAATTAAATAAAGAACGTGTCCGCCGCCTTGAAAAGTTAGGGTTGATGAGAGACGAAGGAAGAAGAGTTCTTCCTGACATGGATCACAATTCTTTTAGAATAGATGAAGATATAGAGCAAAGGTTAAAAGATGAAAAGCAAGTATACGATAATTTTATGGCATTTCCAGACCTTTATAAAAGAGTTCGGATCGACACGATACAATGCAATAAGAATCAGCCAGAATTGTTTAAGAGCAGATTAGACAAATTCATAACAAATACTAGAGAAAACAAAATGTACGGTCAATGGAATGATAATGGACGTCTACTTGATTATTAAGATGCTCTGCAAATGGACAAACCATTTGCATTGCAAGTTTAATCACCATTTGATAAAGTGTCCATAGACTGATGGAATGTATCGTTTTTCTGTGTAAATAATAACTCATGACAATAAATATAGGAAGTTTTAAGATGGAGGATGATTGTGGTGACCATTAGGATTTATTCAGTTGATAAACAAGCCTCAGGACAATTCAATGAAGGTAATATTACGGAACAAAAACCAATCGGTTTTCCTGGCGAAGGGTCAGCCGTTGATCGCGTTGGAACGTTGTTTTACTGGGCATGGTTTCAAACCAAGGAAGAAGGCAGTCTACCACTGCACCCGCATCGTGGATTTGAGATCTTGTCTTATCTGTTGGCAGGCTCCGTTCAACATCGGGATACGCTTGGGAATGAGCGGTCGATCGGAGCGGGTGGCTTGCAAATCATGCAAACAGGCACAGGGGTTCAGCATGCCGAAAAGTTTGGGAAAGATACCTCTGGGTTTCAAATCTGGTTCGAACCCTTTATGGGGGAGGCGTACTATGTAACTCCAACTTATGCGGATTATGAAGACGGAGACTTTCCAGTAGAAATCAGAAACCAGGCAAAAATTAAAACGATTTTAGGTACAGGCTCCCCGGTTCAAATAGTAGCTGACGCCCAAATGTGGGATTTGATACTTCCTGCGGGTCAGTCGTTTGAGCAAGTTATTCCTGAAGGATATTCGATTGCGGGGCTTATTGTTGAGGGTGAGTCTACTTGGCAATCCGGAATCGATACGCATCAAGTAAGTGTCAACGAGTTCGCTGTCTGCGAAGCAGAACAGGCGCAAAGCCTACATATACAATCCAATGAACAGGCAGATTCCCGGATCATCCTTATTCAAGTCCCTAGCATTCTACCGTATCCATCCTATAAAGAAGTCAAAATTCGATTACAGTCGAATTCGTAAGTTTATCATGTGTCTGAGACAAGGGGCAGAATGGTGCCCTTTCGGACATGAAAAGCTGCAGTTTACTCTCTGTACTACACAAGAGACGAATTGCAGCTTTTTTATGTAAAATACCAATATACAGATGACACAAAGATTCTATATCCAAATGGCTTGACAGAGTTGCTTATTGACAATCATTTTTCATAAAGGCTGTTTTCGTATTAAATGTTGTTTTCATGTAATAAACTATAATGCTGCAACTTTAGAAGGATTTGAGTAGTATAATTAGTATGATATAAACAATGCTTTCTAAATTAAATATAAAGGAGGTAATATTTTATGAAAAAAATAACTACAATGTTGGGTATATTGATACTATTAGCTATACTTACGGCGTGTAATATCAAGAACAACGATTATACGGACCCTAACGGAAACGAATATAAATACAAATTAGAATTAACAGGCACTTTACCTAATGCTTCAAAAGAATCAAAATATATCATATTAGCAAATGATAATACATTAACCTTCGAAAAAGTCGCAAAGAGTATTTATAGTAGCAATAGCAAAGACCAGGATGGAATTGATTTTTATATATTATCAAGTGAATAATATATCCCCGCATCCTTAATTTATATGAATCGAATAAATCTCACTTTAACTAAGACCTCGTATCATACGGGGTTTTTTTATACACTTTTTAACAATTGAACAGTTAAAAAATTTGATTTTTGACAAGCTGAAATAAGCATTTGTTCAACCCGATTTTCAAATGATAAATTTTTGCCAATATCAAGCCATCGGAACCAATAGAGGTAGTTATCGAGATATTTTGTCGCAACACCTTGAAACCGTTCCATCCAAGTTTTCAAACGATTATGAAAATTGTTAACGTGCTGAATATGATAAATCCCGTTCTTAACACGCTGTTTTTGTCGCTCATTAACTGTTTCATGTTGTAATCCTTTTATCTTGGCAAACTTTTTGTAATTCGTTGCTGTATCTGTACATAACAAAGCAGACGGGTGAATATACTTACCAATCGCACCGTCAATTTCTTCGGCTTTCACACGTCCAGTTCCAGCCTTTCGAGCAATGATATTTCCGTTACGGTCTTGTGCCACGACAACGGCAATTTTAAGATTAGAAATCCCTCTTTTTACGTCTTTCTCTCCACGCTTCTTAGATTTTCTATGAGTAATTTCACGCTTCCCTTTTAAAGACTCACGGAAGAAGGTTTCGTCACTTTCAACGATGCCTTGCAATTGATTAAAACCAAGACTACCTAATGCGTTCAAAATTTTATGCCTCCAGTAGAAGGTGGTGGAGATGTGTAATTGTAGTTTTTCAGCAATTTTCGGCAGAGTAAAACCTTCGACCATCAATTCAATGTATTTCATCCATTTTTCAGGATAACGAGAACCCGAAAATGGCGTGTTGGTCATATCATTGAACGACTTTCCACAATCATGACATAGGTAGCGTTGTCTTGAACGATACTTACCGTTCCTCTTTACAGACGTACTCCCACAATGAAGACAACCTAAACCAGATGCAAATCGTGATTCACGAATGGTTTTAAGTAATTTCGTAATTTTATCTGGTTCATCTGGAAATAAATCTTGTTTCATAGCTTCAAACAATGCTAATTGCTCTGGTTTTGTAAGTTCGCTGAAATCTTCATATACATCTTTCCATATCTATAAACGCCTCCTAAAATCCTATTATATCAACCTATTAATAGTGTGTTCAAGAAAGCCACAATCTATACGAAAACAGCCTTCATAAAAGAAAGGAGTTCCTTATGATTTGGATTAATCCACCTTACACTAGTGAAGGTGGAGAGTGAGCATTTTAATCTCGTTGGTTGCGAAAATAATGTGATGGAATTATCTTTGATTAGATAACATAAACACGAAGAGAGGGGTACAAAAGGATGGGAAATACAGAATACAAATTGCAATTCGAGGAATTGTGTAATACTTTGCAACTTGGTGAGCTAACCTGTGTACCTAAAGCTATAACGGGTGGGCTTTTACATAAAATGTATGTTGTCCAAACTACGAAAGGGAAATATGCAATAAAAGCATTAAATCCCCAAATAATGCTCAGACCCACGGCGATGCAGAATTTTATTAACTCTGAACGAATTGCCGATATTGCAAGAAATAATGTTCCTGCTCTTTCAGCTAAAGAAGTTAATGGCACTTTCATGCACAAAATAGCCAATCAATTCTATCTTATATTTGATTGGATTGATAGTAAAAGTCTAATATCCAATGAAATAGATGTAGTTCATTGTGAGAGAATGGGTGCTATTCTTGCGGAGATACATATGACAGATTTTTCAGAGTTAGGCATAGATAAGGGTTATTCAAATAATACATTGTTAACTGATTGGAATTACTATTTGCAAAAAGGGCAACAAAATAATTCCGTTTGGCTAAGTCTACTTCGTGAATATCTTGATAAACTTTATGAGTGGAATAGAATGGCGAACGAATCAACGAAACTACTGGAATCTGATATGGTTATAAGTCATAGAGATTTAGAACCGAAAAATGTAATGTGGGAACAAGGTAGCCCTATTCTAATTGATTGGGAATCAGCAGGATATATAAATCCTATGCAAGACTTGACAGAAACAGCCATTTACTGGTCTGCTAATGAAAACGGAAGTATTGACAAGGAAAGGTTCTTAGCTTTCATAGTGGGATATAAAACAAAATACGGAATACCTCAGGCAAATTGGGGAATGGTGTTAGTAAATGGGTTATTAGGTAAATTGGATTGGCTTGAATATAGCTTAAAACGTTCTTTGTGGATTGAATGTACTGACGAAGAGGAGCAGCAGGTAGGGACTTCTCAGGTGACAGGGACAATAAACTCTATTATATGTTATGCGGATATGATTTCAGAATTAGAAAAATGGTTAGATGAGGTCGAGAACATCCAATAGAAGAGAAGTTCTATCCAAAGAAACCACTCCATTGTCAGGAGTGGCTTTGTCTATATATACTGATGAATTTTTTGTGGTCAAACTGTACTTTGTGCTTAGATACATTACGGTGAACCGTATCATCACTAGTGATAAAGCAGAAAATTGAATTGAAGGTACCCGAGCGGACTCAACGCTCGGGTTTTTTATTTCTGGAAAGCGTCGATCCTTCTTCAGCTTGACAATAAATAAAAACCGCTATATATTTAACTTATTAGTTAAATAACCAAATGGTTAAATAACGATTTGGTTAAATTAATGATTGTGTTCTTGATTGTTAAGCTATCGTTTAATGGGAAGTTGGTGGGATGAAGGAGACGATTTGGAGAAAATGAATGAGACGTGTCACAAAAGTTTATGGCTTTATTTTTAACGATTATTCCCTAAAAAAACTTGAAGGTAGGTAATTTAATTATGGCAGTCGTATTATATATCACAGCAAATCCGAATGATCATGAATCATCATATAGCATGGCAGTAGGAAAAGAATTCGTGCAGGCTTACCGATCCGCAAATCCGAATGATGAAGTTAACCATCTTGATTTATATAAAATGGATATTCCTGAAATTGATGCCGATGTTTTTAGCGGTTGGGGCAAGCTTGGGGCGGGCACTGCTTTTAATGAATTGACCGATGCAGAAAAAACGAAAGTAGGTCGTCTGGTTGGACTGGTTGACCAATTCGTTGCTGCAGATAAGTATATATTTGTAAATCCGATATGGAATTATTCATTTCCGCCTGTTATGAAAGCATATATTGACTCTATTTGCGTTGCAGGTAAAACTTTCAAATATGTTGAGGGTATAGGTCGGGTTGGCTTGCTGAGAGATAAAAAGGCGGTTCACATTCAAGCAAGTGGAAGTGTATTATCACCTGGCTCAGCTCTTGCTGACTTTGAAATGGGGCATCGCCACTTGAATGCCATTATGGATTTTTTTGAGGTTCCTAGCTTTGAGAGCATCTTCGTTGAAGGTATGGCTGTAAATCCAGATCATGCTTCAGAAATTAAAGAAAATGCAGTTCAACAAGCGCGCGAAATTGCTCGGAGCTTCTAAATGCTGCACACAAGAGCCAACGAGATCGAGGTATCTAATTCTGATCCGTTTGGCTCTTTTTTCGCGCATCGAGCTGTCAATCTAATTGGAAATTGAGGGTAGATCTGCTTGACATTAGATAAAAATCTGCATAAACTTAAACGTATGGTTAAATATAACGATGAGATATTAAATGATGTATTCCAAGTGCTTTCTGATCCGACGAGAAGAGAAATCATAAGACGTTTAGCCGTTGGAGAGATGACAGTCATGAATTTGGCTAAGCCTTTTGAGATGTCACTGCCAGCCGTTTCTAAACACCTGAGGGTGTTGGAAAAGGCTGGTTTAGTTTCAGTTCGAAAGGAAGGAACGTATCGATATTATTATCTAAATCCAAATGTAGTGGAAAATGCTCACGAGTGGTTAACGGACTTGAGGAAGTTTTGGACTGCGCAAGTGTTTAACCTTGAGCATTTTTTGGATAATCAATCTAAAGAAGACTAACGGAGGCACTATTAATGATAGCAATGCAGGATGGGAAGTTTTTCCTTGAGCTTCATCACATATACAACGCGAGCAAGGAAAGAGTGTTCTTAGCTTGGACGAAGGAAGAACAGTTAAAGCAATGGTGGGGTCTGGTAGGCTTTACGACGACAATCGGACAAATGGAAGTTTCAGTTGGAGGGAAATACCTTTTTCATATGAAAGCTCCGAATGGCAAGATTCATACTCTAGAAGGCCGATATGTTGAGATTGTTCCGTATGATAAGCTATCGTTTACTTGGAAGTGGGTAAATGAAGGAGACGATTCGGAGGAAACGCTTGTCACGCTTGACTTTGTCGGTAAGGACAATAAGACGGAGCTTGTGATTACGCATACGGAGTTCTCTACGATGAAAGAAGCGAAAAAACACAATAATAGTTGGACAAATTCTCTAGAAGGCGGCTTGTGCAACTATTTTAATTGACGGTAGAGATGCCGTTTTTTTGTTTTTAAATGGTGTATGTCTTCCTTCATTTTATTGAATACCAATTAAGGAGCCGTCAATTGAAAAGAAAATACATAAAGATAACAAAAATAAGCATTGTTATTATTGTTTTTCTTCTTGTAATCGGATTGGTTTTTCCAACATGGACACCTCGAATTAAAGGAGAAAATAGCATAAGTTCTTTAAAACAGATCGAGATTAATGGCACTGATCATGAAGTTATGATTAGGGGAGTGGACCGACGCAATCCGATAGTAATCTTTGTGCATGGCGGTCCTGGCTGTTCTGAAATTCCTTATGTGCGGAAATATCAAGATTTGCTTGAAAAAAACTTTACAATCGTACATTATGATCAACGCGGAAGCGGGAAATCTTATCACTTTTTTGAGGATTACTCTACATTATCGGCAGACTTGCTCGTAGATGATTTGTTGGCATTAACAGATTATGTTGAAAAGGAATTTGGACAAGAAAAAGTGCTGCTGATAGGCCATTCTTTTGGCACATACATTGGGATGAAGGCTGTCGCAAAGTCACCTGAAAAATTTGTTGCTTATGTTGGAATCGGGCAGGTTGGCGATAATAGGAAAAGCGAATTGGATAGCTTGAATTATTCTATTGAACAAGCAAAATTAGCCGGTAATCTAAAGGATGTAGAAAGATTAGAACAGTTTCGAGGTCCAATAGAAAAAGGGGAGCAGCTTACTCCAAGAAGTATGGTTCGAAAATATGGCGGAGCAGCTAGATTAATTGATGATAATAGGGATTATTACACAGGGTTTCTCTTTAATCCGGAGTATAATTTGCTTGACGTCATTCGCTATTTAAAAGGAGTTTCATTATCGCAAGGAATTTTGTTGGAGGAAGAGTCGAAACATGATATTACAAGCATTGTCGATAAAGTAGATATACCCGTTTATTTTGTAATGGGACAATATGATTATATGACATCTGTAAACGCGGCAAAAGAATACTTTGAAGTACTGGAAGCGCCGAAGAAGGAATTTGTTATTTTCGAAAAATCCGCTCATTATCCTCAGTTTGAGGAGAAAGAGTTATTTGCTGAATGGTTGAACAAAACATGGAGTCAGCTTAAATTCTGAGGAGTAGTCAGATCAACAGGTTAAAGAGGAGCACCCGAGTGGTGCTTTTTTCTTATGACATAAATAATTTCACAACTGTATTGACAACTGCGACAACTTGTCGTACTTTAAACGTACGACAAGTTGTCGCAGTAATGATCAGAGGGGCGCGCCCAATGAAAAATTTAGGAAGATTATCTGAAACAGAAATGGAAGTTATGGAGGTGATATGGGAAGTAGCAGCACCCGTAACGGTTGCGCAGCTTCTGGACATTTTTGAAAGCAAAGGTTGGAAAACGTCAACGTTATCGACCATACTGCAACGGCTTATTGAAAAAGGGTTTTTGACAAAATCAATGAGCGGCAAGGTGAATTTTTACGATCCTACTTTGACATTGCGTGAGTACAAGAAGCACGAAACACAAACATTTCTAAGCCGCTTATACAATGGGAAAGCAAAAAATCTGATTGCTTCTCTGGTTGATGATGCTGAACTCAGTCATGATGACATAGCGGAGTTAAAAGAGTGGTTTGCAAGTAAGGAAGGTAAAAAGTGATGGCATTATTACTGTCTCTCATCATTGCGTCATTCGTTGGGAAGATCATTTGGATTGTGCAAAACAGTATAAAGCCTGTCACGCAAAAAGTGTTTTCACAGACGTGGCATTATTATACTGGCTTTATTCCGGTATTTTTTCTTCTTGGCGGTTCAGAGATCATTAACAGGCTTATTCCGTTTATACGTTCTGTCTTACCTGACACAGGCACAAGTCCGAAATCAGGAACGATTGCTGAACAATATGTACAAGTCCCTACAATGGAACAAACGGCAACTAGCAGCGCATCGTTTATGAATCAACTATTTGACTATCTGTTGCGGATTGAAAACATAAAAGAAATTGTTTTATCCGCCATTGTCATTTGGGCTGTTGGAACCACTGTTTTTCTTGCTGTGAATGTCAGAAAATATCGGGCATTTAAACGTTCGATCTTACAAGAAAGCCGAATATGTGATACAGTGCTATGCCCTGTAAAGGTAATCGTAAGTGCTAATGCAACAACGCCAATGGTTATGGGTTTGTGGAAGCCAATGGTTGTACTGCCTGACACCCAATTTCGGGAAAAAGAGCTTACCATGATACTATCCCACGAACTCATTCATTTAAAGCGCGGCGATTTGTTTGTGAAGCTGTTGGTGCTTATTGCAAATGCAATTCACTGGTTTAATCCGGCAGCTTATTCACTCAATAAACAGATAAATACGCTTTGTGAACTGTCTTGCGATGAAAAAGTCGTTCAGGAAATGGATATGGAAAACCGAAGATTTTACGGTGAAACGCTTTTATCCATGCTGGAGTATGGGGTTATGCAGAGAAATGTGGCTTGTACGAGCAGTTTATGCAATCCCAAAAAATATATGAAAAGGAGACTCTTAAACCTTATGAATGTAAAGAAAACAAAAAAGTCTATTATTATGCTGTCTCTTGTTGCAACAATTGCAATGGTTGGAAGTGGCGGACTTGTTACATATGCTGCCGGTTCGGTTGTGCCCTCTAAGGCAACTCCTTCCAAGGCAACTCCATCTAAGCAAATGGAAGGCCGCAATGTTTACGTCCAATCTCCTGACGGAACAGTCGAACACTTTGATAAGGATGGGAATCGGATGCTGGCTCCTCACATGAAAAAAAATATTCACCCACCAGTCGACGAGAAGACGCAAAAAAAGATCGATGAGTTGAATAAGAAAATTGATTCGTATATCCAAAGAGGGCTCCCTGCACCACAAAAATATCTAGATGCTATTAATGAGCTTTATGGAATAAAACCTTTTGGTGACAAATAAGGATTAACGATTTAGATGCAATTGGAGCTGATAGAATTGATAAAAACAAAGTTGAAATACATTACGCTCAGTTTACTTTTACTTCTATTGATCGGAAATACGGCGTATGCCGCTGAGAGAGCCTTCTTTTGGTCGGATGTTGAACCTATCCCTTCCTGTTACACAAGCCGAGACGGGGACTCTACAGAAATGGGCGTGGTGATAGACGGCAAGAAAGTAAAGCTAGATATTCCCACATGTAAGGAAGCGATGAAAAACCGTGTCTTAGTCCTTGTGAATGGGAAATATCTGCAAACAGTATTTGGAAGCGGAGCAGAGCCATTTATTGAGAATAGTCGGACTATGATTCCGTTAAGAGCACTTGGGGACGGATTCGGGTTTGAAGTGAGCTGGGAACAAAGCGAACAAAAAATCACACTGAAAAAAGACGACAAAAGTATCATTTTGCATATTGGAAAATCGGAGATGTTGGTTGACGACAAAAAGGTGAATTTGGAAGATGCTGTTCCTAGGATTAAAAATAGTGTGACCTTCTTACCCGTCAGACAGCTTGCCGAAATACTTGGTGTTAAAGTTGACTGGAATGGAAAAACAAGAACCGCAACGTTTACGGATAAAGATGATATAGAATAGATTTTACGAAGGCTCTTGCGGTTAATGCCTGACCAATCATAAATCTACAAGCTGGATAGGACTCTTGCTAAAGCAGGGGTCCTATCTTTTTAATTATACAGGACTCTATCGACAAATACATTCTACTCTAGTAGAATGTGAATATGTGATTCTACAGCAGTAGAATAAATATGAACGAGGTGTTTTAATTTGGTTATGAAGCTATTCGACAGCGAGCTTAATATTATGGAAATCTTGTGGAGAGATGGCGATACCGCCGCAAAGAGGATTGCAGAAATTACAAAAGAAAAAATAGGTTGGAGCAAGACAACGACCTATACCATCATCAAGAGATGCCTTGATAAAGGGGCGATCGAGCGACGGGAACCTAATTTCGTTTGCCATGCGCTTGTTACACGAGAGCAGGCGCAAGAACACGAAACAACAGAATTAATAAATAAAATGTATGATGGCGCCCCCGACAGACTGATTGCTTCATTGTTGGGACAGAAACGACTGTCGACTGAAGAAATCAGCCGCTTGAAACGTCTTATCGATAGCATGGAATGAGGTGAGGGAATGTCGTTACTTCAAATGAGTATCTCGGCTTCTGTCTATATTCTTGCAGTTATTTTCTTACGTTCCTTGCTTATTCACAAGCTGCCCAAAATGACCTTTACGTTTCTTTGGGGTGTTGCATTAATTCAATTGCTTGTACCTGTTTCAATTCAATCGCAATTTAGTATTTTTACGGCAGCGGAACATTTAAGCAGAATATTTACAGCGCCAAAATTGATTTCCACGCCAGAAATTTCAACATTTATTAATGGAACTACGGTAATCATGCCACCAATTACAGAACATTTGACCGCGCCGATTGTGCCATTGAAGACGGCTTCACAAATATCGCCTATTGTATGGGTTTCGTTAGTTGGGTTTACGTTATGTGCTTTATTTTTTATCATTCCGCATTTAAGGTATCGCAAAATCTATAAAATGGCTGTGCCTATTAGAAACGATTTTATAAGAAAATGGCAGCATTCAAATTTGTTATGGCGAGATGTTCAAATTAGGCAACTAGATCATATTTCAACTCCGCTTACATACGGTATTTTTCAGCCTGTTGTACTCTTGCCGAAAAATTTAGATTATGACGATGAGAAACAACTTGCGCTTATCCTGACCCACGAATTTACACACATCAAGCGATTCGACACATTAAAAAAATGGATTCTTGCCGCTAGCGTATGCGTCCATTGGTTCAACCCTTTAGTATGGGTCATGTATATCCTTGCCAACCGTGATATCGAGCTATTCTGTGATGAAACGGTCGTACGGAAATTTGGAGAAAACACGAGACCTACTTACGCTAGAGCACTTGTACGTTTGGAAGAAAAGAAAATCGGCTTGTCGCCGATGATTAGTAGCTTTTCCAAAAACTCAACCGAAGAAAGGATTATATCGATTATGAAAACCAAGAAAATCACAATCGCCACGATGCTGCTCGCTATTGGGCTTGTAGCCGGTGTCGTTATCATCTTCGCGACTTCTGCATTGGACAAAACGGAAGCTGTTACGGATGTCGACAATCCTACAGCCGAACCTTCAGCCGAAGTAATGCCCGCATTATATCAAGGTGCCATCACTACAGAAATAGTGCCCGCATTATCTAAAGGTTCGACCACTACAAATTTAATGCCGCACGATTTAACATTCAACAAGAAATATGATGTACCGAAGTTGATAGATAGCCTTATGGCTTCAAAGTATCGTGCATTTTATATGGACAACGAAATAAATCTTCGTGTCATGATGGATAACACAATACAGATAAGCAAAGATAATGGCGCGGTTTGGAAAAAATATGATACAGATGAAGTCGATGCAAAAGATTTTGCAAAATGGCTGCTGAT
This portion of the Cohnella abietis genome encodes:
- a CDS encoding YdeI/OmpD-associated family protein is translated as MEIENLIPANSREDVRIWLQENGKIKKSCWVLVSMTPTPNMLLYLDAVEEALCFGWIDGVKKKASETELAQRLSPRSKQSSWTELNKERVRRLEKLGLMRDEGRRVLPDMDHNSFRIDEDIEQRLKDEKQVYDNFMAFPDLYKRVRIDTIQCNKNQPELFKSRLDKFITNTRENKMYGQWNDNGRLLDY
- a CDS encoding pirin family protein, whose product is MTIRIYSVDKQASGQFNEGNITEQKPIGFPGEGSAVDRVGTLFYWAWFQTKEEGSLPLHPHRGFEILSYLLAGSVQHRDTLGNERSIGAGGLQIMQTGTGVQHAEKFGKDTSGFQIWFEPFMGEAYYVTPTYADYEDGDFPVEIRNQAKIKTILGTGSPVQIVADAQMWDLILPAGQSFEQVIPEGYSIAGLIVEGESTWQSGIDTHQVSVNEFAVCEAEQAQSLHIQSNEQADSRIILIQVPSILPYPSYKEVKIRLQSNS
- a CDS encoding IS1595 family transposase, with product MWKDVYEDFSELTKPEQLALFEAMKQDLFPDEPDKITKLLKTIRESRFASGLGCLHCGSTSVKRNGKYRSRQRYLCHDCGKSFNDMTNTPFSGSRYPEKWMKYIELMVEGFTLPKIAEKLQLHISTTFYWRHKILNALGSLGFNQLQGIVESDETFFRESLKGKREITHRKSKKRGEKDVKRGISNLKIAVVVAQDRNGNIIARKAGTGRVKAEEIDGAIGKYIHPSALLCTDTATNYKKFAKIKGLQHETVNERQKQRVKNGIYHIQHVNNFHNRLKTWMERFQGVATKYLDNYLYWFRWLDIGKNLSFENRVEQMLISACQKSNFLTVQLLKSV
- a CDS encoding phosphotransferase, producing the protein MGNTEYKLQFEELCNTLQLGELTCVPKAITGGLLHKMYVVQTTKGKYAIKALNPQIMLRPTAMQNFINSERIADIARNNVPALSAKEVNGTFMHKIANQFYLIFDWIDSKSLISNEIDVVHCERMGAILAEIHMTDFSELGIDKGYSNNTLLTDWNYYLQKGQQNNSVWLSLLREYLDKLYEWNRMANESTKLLESDMVISHRDLEPKNVMWEQGSPILIDWESAGYINPMQDLTETAIYWSANENGSIDKERFLAFIVGYKTKYGIPQANWGMVLVNGLLGKLDWLEYSLKRSLWIECTDEEEQQVGTSQVTGTINSIICYADMISELEKWLDEVENIQ
- a CDS encoding NAD(P)H-dependent oxidoreductase, giving the protein MAVVLYITANPNDHESSYSMAVGKEFVQAYRSANPNDEVNHLDLYKMDIPEIDADVFSGWGKLGAGTAFNELTDAEKTKVGRLVGLVDQFVAADKYIFVNPIWNYSFPPVMKAYIDSICVAGKTFKYVEGIGRVGLLRDKKAVHIQASGSVLSPGSALADFEMGHRHLNAIMDFFEVPSFESIFVEGMAVNPDHASEIKENAVQQAREIARSF
- a CDS encoding ArsR/SmtB family transcription factor: MTLDKNLHKLKRMVKYNDEILNDVFQVLSDPTRREIIRRLAVGEMTVMNLAKPFEMSLPAVSKHLRVLEKAGLVSVRKEGTYRYYYLNPNVVENAHEWLTDLRKFWTAQVFNLEHFLDNQSKED
- a CDS encoding SRPBCC family protein, whose protein sequence is MIAMQDGKFFLELHHIYNASKERVFLAWTKEEQLKQWWGLVGFTTTIGQMEVSVGGKYLFHMKAPNGKIHTLEGRYVEIVPYDKLSFTWKWVNEGDDSEETLVTLDFVGKDNKTELVITHTEFSTMKEAKKHNNSWTNSLEGGLCNYFN
- a CDS encoding alpha/beta fold hydrolase; the protein is MVYVFLHFIEYQLRSRQLKRKYIKITKISIVIIVFLLVIGLVFPTWTPRIKGENSISSLKQIEINGTDHEVMIRGVDRRNPIVIFVHGGPGCSEIPYVRKYQDLLEKNFTIVHYDQRGSGKSYHFFEDYSTLSADLLVDDLLALTDYVEKEFGQEKVLLIGHSFGTYIGMKAVAKSPEKFVAYVGIGQVGDNRKSELDSLNYSIEQAKLAGNLKDVERLEQFRGPIEKGEQLTPRSMVRKYGGAARLIDDNRDYYTGFLFNPEYNLLDVIRYLKGVSLSQGILLEEESKHDITSIVDKVDIPVYFVMGQYDYMTSVNAAKEYFEVLEAPKKEFVIFEKSAHYPQFEEKELFAEWLNKTWSQLKF
- a CDS encoding BlaI/MecI/CopY family transcriptional regulator codes for the protein MKNLGRLSETEMEVMEVIWEVAAPVTVAQLLDIFESKGWKTSTLSTILQRLIEKGFLTKSMSGKVNFYDPTLTLREYKKHETQTFLSRLYNGKAKNLIASLVDDAELSHDDIAELKEWFASKEGKK
- a CDS encoding M56 family metallopeptidase, with translation MALLLSLIIASFVGKIIWIVQNSIKPVTQKVFSQTWHYYTGFIPVFFLLGGSEIINRLIPFIRSVLPDTGTSPKSGTIAEQYVQVPTMEQTATSSASFMNQLFDYLLRIENIKEIVLSAIVIWAVGTTVFLAVNVRKYRAFKRSILQESRICDTVLCPVKVIVSANATTPMVMGLWKPMVVLPDTQFREKELTMILSHELIHLKRGDLFVKLLVLIANAIHWFNPAAYSLNKQINTLCELSCDEKVVQEMDMENRRFYGETLLSMLEYGVMQRNVACTSSLCNPKKYMKRRLLNLMNVKKTKKSIIMLSLVATIAMVGSGGLVTYAAGSVVPSKATPSKATPSKQMEGRNVYVQSPDGTVEHFDKDGNRMLAPHMKKNIHPPVDEKTQKKIDELNKKIDSYIQRGLPAPQKYLDAINELYGIKPFGDK
- a CDS encoding stalk domain-containing protein: MIKTKLKYITLSLLLLLLIGNTAYAAERAFFWSDVEPIPSCYTSRDGDSTEMGVVIDGKKVKLDIPTCKEAMKNRVLVLVNGKYLQTVFGSGAEPFIENSRTMIPLRALGDGFGFEVSWEQSEQKITLKKDDKSIILHIGKSEMLVDDKKVNLEDAVPRIKNSVTFLPVRQLAEILGVKVDWNGKTRTATFTDKDDIE
- a CDS encoding BlaI/MecI/CopY family transcriptional regulator, which translates into the protein MKLFDSELNIMEILWRDGDTAAKRIAEITKEKIGWSKTTTYTIIKRCLDKGAIERREPNFVCHALVTREQAQEHETTELINKMYDGAPDRLIASLLGQKRLSTEEISRLKRLIDSME
- a CDS encoding M56 family metallopeptidase, with the protein product MSLLQMSISASVYILAVIFLRSLLIHKLPKMTFTFLWGVALIQLLVPVSIQSQFSIFTAAEHLSRIFTAPKLISTPEISTFINGTTVIMPPITEHLTAPIVPLKTASQISPIVWVSLVGFTLCALFFIIPHLRYRKIYKMAVPIRNDFIRKWQHSNLLWRDVQIRQLDHISTPLTYGIFQPVVLLPKNLDYDDEKQLALILTHEFTHIKRFDTLKKWILAASVCVHWFNPLVWVMYILANRDIELFCDETVVRKFGENTRPTYARALVRLEEKKIGLSPMISSFSKNSTEERIISIMKTKKITIATMLLAIGLVAGVVIIFATSALDKTEAVTDVDNPTAEPSAEVMPALYQGAITTEIVPALSKGSTTTNLMPHDLTFNKKYDVPKLIDSLMASKYRAFYMDNEINLRVMMDNTIQISKDNGAVWKKYDTDEVDAKDFAKWLLINDPIPGYSMKEVQSRLANGAEVKHLLFENVKEMYFIIDRNGVQIELVQPEKISSVLIDGQRMMITSAISAQMLKSFYDLLVSNNILSETHAEQDYSERLKYLEKNLPNFIVTK